A segment of the Opitutia bacterium genome:
TCACGCTCTTCGACCTGCAGATGCCGTTTTTGCGTTGGAGCGATTTCGCCTACGAAGGCGTCGCCAACGTGCGCGGGCGGCCGGCCCACGCGTTTCTGCTTTATCCGCCGCCGTCGTTCACGCCGCCGGCCGACACGCTGGCGCCTGCGGCGGTTCGCGTGTTCCTCGACACGCAGTTCGCCGCGATGACACAGGCGGAGTGGGTCGACGCGAACGGTAAGCCGCTCAAGACCGTCACCGTGCTCGACCTCAAGAAAGTGGGCGAGCAGTGGCTCGTGAAATCGATCGACCTGCGGAACCATCAGACGCGGGCGAAAACCCGCTTCGCGGTCGTTGCGGTGGCCCTCGACCTCTCTTGGACGCCGGAGACATTCGCGCCCGAGACGCTGCCGCGTCCAGCGGCGGCGGTTCCGAGCGAGAAAATCGAACGGTTTTAAGGACATGGACGCCCCGACCGGCATCCAACTCGAGGTCGAATTTCTCGACCGCCTCAACGAACCCGTGCGGGAGGGAAAGGCGAAGTCGGTCAGCGAGATCATCCGCACCGCGCTGGAGAGGTTCAATTTCGAGAACGTCGTC
Coding sequences within it:
- a CDS encoding outer membrane lipoprotein-sorting protein, with amino-acid sequence MCAVGALSGATAATKPAPKFIGKPDQAEGAHILAGFRNVGIRGGYWLRFELTVIPRQGDERVLNGEMSGLQGADGPLTRLVVDDPSNKGGSHEQRYLLHGGANAEAWTWNAGEHGAKAHPLPAEQWLAPVQGTDLTLFDLQMPFLRWSDFAYEGVANVRGRPAHAFLLYPPPSFTPPADTLAPAAVRVFLDTQFAAMTQAEWVDANGKPLKTVTVLDLKKVGEQWLVKSIDLRNHQTRAKTRFAVVAVALDLSWTPETFAPETLPRPAAAVPSEKIERF